ATTCGGTCGGTGCACCGGTGGTAATGGTGAGCCTGGCGGTGGTGGGCAAGGCTCAAAAAAACCAGAGCGTCCTCACCCGCTCAGCAGCGGTTCCCGGGGAACTGATTGCGGTAACGGGATATCTGGGTGCATCTGCGGCGGGGCTGGCAATACTCCAGGGAGTACTCGAGCTTTACCTGAAAGACGAGGAGACTGTGGGCACGCTCAGGGAGGCACACCTGAGACCACATCCCCGCGTCGTGGAGGGGCAGGCCCTGGCACGCCACGGGGTTAAGGCTGCAATTGACCTGAGCGATGGGCTGGTAGGTGACCTTGGCAGGTTATGTAAAGCAAGTGGGGTGGGTGCACGGCTATTTACCTCCCAGATCCCTGTTCACCCTTTGGTTCGAAACTCCTTCGGGGGCGATGCCATACAGCTGGCCCTATCAGGGGGAGAGGACTATGAGCTTCTTTTCACTGCCCGTAGCGAGGTTATCGACAGGGTGAGGGGGGCGATTGCCTGCCCGGTGACGGTGATCGGCGAGACCGTTGCGGAGCCAGAGATGGTTAAGGTTATCGATGAACATGGGAACGAGTTGAGCGTTGAGAAGGCTGGCTGGGAGCACTTCGTAAAGGGAAGATGAGGAAGATTAGTAGCTTGAAAAAGGGGGCATTGACGCACTTTTATAGCGAGAGCCCGGAGGAGACACAGAGTCTCGGTGAGGAGCTGGGGAGGCTATCACAGGCAGGAGATCTGTTTCTGCTCGTTGGTGGACTGGGGGCAGGCAAGACCTGTCTCACCCAGGGCATCGCCTGGGGGCTGGGCATCACGGGCTATGCCACCAGCCCCTCCTTTGTGGTAATCAATCAGTATCAAGGGAGACTTACACTGTATCATGTCGACCTTTACCGCCTGGACAGCATCGATGAGGTCGTTGAGCTCGGAATGGACGATTATCTATACGGTAGCGGTGTTTGCGTGGTGGAGTGGGCGGAGAAGGCGGTGGGGGTGCTTCCCCAAGAGTATCTATTGGTGGAGATAAGCCTCCTCTCGGATACAAGCCGCAATCTGGTTCTGAATCCCAGCGGAGAGCGCTATATCGAGATGCTTTCCTGGCTTAAACCAAGACCGAAAAGTGCGAAAAGAAAAAGGTCTCAGAGTTGATGGTATAGCCAGTGCCCAAAGCAAAGCCGATCAAGTAAAAGTGTAAAAATGGAGCTTGCAATAGATACCGCTACGGAGATTGCCAGCATAGCCCTATCCAGCGAGGGTAAGGTGGAGGCGGAGATGAGCTGGCCTTCAGGGCAGAATCACACGGTAGAGCTAATCCCCAACCTGCTTCACCTGCTCCGTCAGGCTAAGATAGAGCCTGGGGGGGAGACGGGGGGTGTGTGGAGAGATAAGATCCAGGCTATCATCGTATCCAAAGGGCCGGGCAGCTTCAACGGCTTGCGTGTCGGGTTCGCCACGGCGAAGGGACTGGCCTTCGCACTGGACATACCCATGGTGAGCGTCGGGACGCTGGAGGTGGAGGCCTACCCCCACGCCCCGACTGGTCTCCCCGTATGCCCGGTACAGGATGTGGGGCGCGGCGAGATCGCAACTGCGCTGTATCAGGTGGAGGACGGCGAGTGGCGCCAGCTTGTCGAGGAGTATATCACTACTGTGGATAAGCTCTGCGAAAAGACTAGCTCGAAGACTGTCTTCTGCGGACGTTTTTCGGAGAGGTCGTCTGATATCGCCCGGCGCATCGAGGAGATGATGGGGGAGAAAGCTGTAATATTGGATAACACATTCTGCCGCGCTGGATTTCTGGCGGAGCTGGGCTGGAAGAGGCTTGAGAGGGGTGAGCGCGACGAT
This genomic interval from Dehalococcoidia bacterium contains the following:
- the thiL gene encoding thiamine-phosphate kinase; the protein is MKVSELGEFGLIELLAKIVGQPKGKQVLIGIGDDAACWRTGVSTQIATSDSLIQDIHFTLSTTTWRELGWKALAVNLSDIAAMGGLPQYTLVSLGLPGDIEVASVAELYEGIEELARLFDVSIVGGDSVGAPVVMVSLAVVGKAQKNQSVLTRSAAVPGELIAVTGYLGASAAGLAILQGVLELYLKDEETVGTLREAHLRPHPRVVEGQALARHGVKAAIDLSDGLVGDLGRLCKASGVGARLFTSQIPVHPLVRNSFGGDAIQLALSGGEDYELLFTARSEVIDRVRGAIACPVTVIGETVAEPEMVKVIDEHGNELSVEKAGWEHFVKGR
- the tsaE gene encoding tRNA (adenosine(37)-N6)-threonylcarbamoyltransferase complex ATPase subunit type 1 TsaE, with product MTHFYSESPEETQSLGEELGRLSQAGDLFLLVGGLGAGKTCLTQGIAWGLGITGYATSPSFVVINQYQGRLTLYHVDLYRLDSIDEVVELGMDDYLYGSGVCVVEWAEKAVGVLPQEYLLVEISLLSDTSRNLVLNPSGERYIEMLSWLKPRPKSAKRKRSQS
- the tsaB gene encoding tRNA (adenosine(37)-N6)-threonylcarbamoyltransferase complex dimerization subunit type 1 TsaB, whose product is MELAIDTATEIASIALSSEGKVEAEMSWPSGQNHTVELIPNLLHLLRQAKIEPGGETGGVWRDKIQAIIVSKGPGSFNGLRVGFATAKGLAFALDIPMVSVGTLEVEAYPHAPTGLPVCPVQDVGRGEIATALYQVEDGEWRQLVEEYITTVDKLCEKTSSKTVFCGRFSERSSDIARRIEEMMGEKAVILDNTFCRAGFLAELGWKRLERGERDDVATVQPLYLRRPAITKPKKGKR